GGCCGAATATCACAAATTCTTGTCGTTAAAGTAACTCTTATCATTTTCGTAAATAAAGCAATGCCTGAATTAAATCAAACCCAAATAACGACTGAGAAAAAAGCTAATCTTTGTGAGCAAGATTTAATTCGGGCAGGGCGTTATTTGCACGTTTTGCAGCGGGAAATAAACCAATTACGCCATTCTTTTACATGGCGAATCGGTAGCCGAATCACGGCATTTATTTTAAAGCTATTAAACCGCCAAGCAGGCACGACAGCGTTAGATGTGATAGATGGCATTTCTCCCAGCGTGTATCATTTTTTAGAAACACTGAAAACTAAACCTTATTTAGCCACGACACATTGGTTTAATACTGAAGAATATCGCGCATGGCAACAACGTTATTGTGTTTTAACGGAAACGCAAAAGAAACAGCTAAAAACCAAAGCCGCACAATTTGATTCTTCCATTCAAATTGCTGTGTTAATTTTTGTACAAGATATTTCTCAATTAGAATTAACTTTAAATAGCTTAAAACAGCAATTGTGTGATCATTGGCGTGTGATTTTATTAACCAATAAAGAAGAAGATAATAAAACGATTAAAACCCAGTATGGAAACACGTCAAAAATTAGTGTATTTTATGAAAAAAATAGTTCTGAAATTGAGCTAATAAATTCTCTATTGCGTTATTTGCCAGAGGCATTTTTTATACGCTTTAACAATGGGGATAAAATAGAAGAATATGGCATTTATAAAATGATAGAAGCCTTATATTTTGCACCCAATGCCCCTTTTTGGTATGCGGATGAAAGTCATTTAGATCATAATCATTGTTGTGAAAATCCCTATTTTAAATCAGATTGGAATATTGATTTATTTTATGCCGCGCCTTATGTGCTAGATACTGTGCTTTTTAATACTAAAAAAGTTCTAAAATTAGGTGGTTTTAAAACCAATGATGCTGATTTATTAGAATATGATATGGTGTTGCGTTTAATAGAGCAGGATAATAAAGAAAAACCTTATCATATCCCTCATATTTTATATCATAAAACAGTGCATCATGCTGTACTTAATTATGAAAATATTAAAAATAGACTGACTGCTCATTTTGAACGATTAGGGCAAATTGTGCGCATTGAGTTATATCATGCGGAATATGCGCCTTCTTTTAAAATTAATTATCCCATTCCTAATCCTAATCCATTAGTCAGTATTATTATTCCTATTCGAGATAAAGTTGAGTTATTGCAATCATTAATTAATGATTTAATGAATAAAACCGCTTATCAAAACATTGAGATTATTATTGTTGACAATAACAGTGAAAAAGTAGAAACTTTAACTTATCTTTCTAGTTTGTCCCAATATAAAAATATTTCACTTTTAACACAAAAATATCCTTTTAATTATTCAAAACTAAACAATGAAGCCGTAAAGCAAGCCAAAGGGGAAATATTGGCTTTTCTCAATAATGATTTAAAGATTATTCATGTCGATTGGTTAAGTGAAATGGTTGCCCATGCTGTACGTCCTGACATCGGCGCGGTGGGCGCAAAGCTCTATTATCCTGACGATACGCTGCAACATGCGGGAGTGCTGTTAAATTTTTCAGGCATTGGACAACATGTATTAAAACATTTTTTTCGTCAAGACACGGGCTATTGGCACAAGTTAATGCACACCCAAAATTATACCGCGGTCACGGCGGCTTGTTTGGTGATGAGAAAAACGGTATTTGAACAAGTGAATGGTTTTGAGGAAAAGTTAAAAGTGGCTTTTAATGATGTCGATTTATGTTTAAAATTAACTCAGCAACATTATCGAATTGTGTGGACACCTTTTGCTGAATTGTATCATTTAGAATCGGTAAGTCGGGGGCAAGATCAGGGCTTTTTTCAACATTTACGATTAAGGCAAGAACTGACTTTTATGCAGCGTAAATGGAAGAAAGAATTAAATCATGATCCTTATAATAACCCTAATTTAAGTCCTCTTGCTGCCAATTATCAATTGGCTTATCCGCCGAAGAAATCTTTAATTTAATATTAACCTTTTTTATTGAGAATTATATTATGCAAATTATCGTATTAGGAATGCACCGTTCAGGCACTTCTGCTGTGGCCAGATTATTAAATATGATGGGTTGTTATTTCGCGCCTGAACGTATGGAATTGCCTGCAACGGAAGCGAATCCTAAAGGTTATTGGGAACGCCGCGATGTGGTGAATTTAAATGAAGAAATTTTGACTCATTTAAAGTATAAATGGGATTTAATTGCCAATTATAATTCACAAATTTCTGTCAGCGAAAATATACCAGAATATTTTTCTTCTCGTGCTAAAGAAATTATTTTAGGTTTAGATGCCAATCGCCCTTGGATGATAAAAGACCCAAGACTTTGTTTATTAATGCCTTTTTGGCTGCCTTTGCACGAATTGCCTGTGTGTATTTATGTGTATCGTGATCCTTTGGAAGTGGCATTGTCGCTGCAAAAAAGAGAAGGTTTTAGCATTAATTATGGCTTGGCATTATGGGAAAAATATACCTTAATTGCCCTGAATGACAGCCAAACCATTCCGCGTTTTCTTGTCTCTTATCATGAGCTAATGGAAGAGCCAATTGCTACGGTTCAAAAAATGTATCAAGCCTTGCTTGATTTGCAAATTCAAGGCTTACGTTTGCCCAATGATAATGAAATATTAGCGTTTATTGATCCGCAATTGCATCATCAAAAATATCGCGCTGCTGAACATTATTCCAGTCATTTAAGTTGCGCGCAAAAACAGCTTGTGGATATGTTTGAAGAGGGGACTATTTTAACGCAAAGTCCATTGCCAAAATTATCCGCTTCGGCGCAAGAATGTTTATCCGATTATGAGTGTCAATTGTCTGTTAAACAATCGCTGAATCAATCCCGTGAGGAAACTCAGCAAGTTCATGAAAAATTGACGACGGTAGAGTCTAATTTACGCTTTAAAGAAGAATTAGTGGCTTCTTTAAGTAAAGACAAATCTGATTTGCTGAAAAAATCAGCCAAATATGAGGTAGAATTAGCAGAATTAAAGCAGGCTGCTCTTTCTCTAAAAGATCAGTATCAATCTTTGCAAAAAGAACACTCTATTTTGCAAAAAGAATGGTCTAATATTCATCACCAATCTACCGCTCAACGTGCTGAATTAGCCCAATATAAGGAAAAACTGGAAAACCAACAACAACAACAAGATATGGCTATACGAACGGTGCGGGCATTAGACGTTGATATTCGAGCGGTTTTTAATTCTTTAACGTGGAAAATTGGCGATACCATGACACGCATGGCGTTACGCTTGCTGTTTCGCCGTCCTGATAAAACCGCTAAAGATCACATTGAAGAAACCATTGCCGAATTTGGGCAGCGTTTTCAAGTCAGTGTTGGGGTTGCAGAAAAGCCGCCAGTGAGTAAACCCAATTCAAGCTCTACTTTAGAATTAGTGAGCAAAAAAATTGAGCAACGTTTTATTAAGAATTATCGACATTGGATAAATAATTATGACACGCTTAATACCAGTGTGATTAAGAAAATGGAGCATGTGATGTTGCAATGGGGAAATAAGCCCATTATTTCCATTATTATGCCCACTTATAACACGGATGAGCGATGGTTGCGTAAAGCCATTGATTCGGTTTTAAATCAAATTTATCCACATTGGGAATTGTGCATTGCGGACGACGCATCAACTTCGCCTCATGTGGCTGATATATTAAGAGAATATGCACAGAAAGATTCTCGCATTAAATTGGTTTTTCGCACGGAGAATGGGCATATTTCTGAGGCTTCTAATAGTGCCTTAGCATTAGCCACAGGTCATTACATTACCTTTTTAGATCATGATGATATGTTATCTCAACACGCGCTTTTTTGGGTGGTTGAAGATATGCAGCAATATCCCAATCATAAAATGTGGTATTCCGACGAAGATAAGGTGAATGAAAGCGATGAACGTTATGAACCTTATTTTAAATGTGATTGGAATCCTGATTTATTTTTATCGCATAATTTAGTCACGCATTTAGCGGTTTATCAAGCCGATTTAATTCATGAAGTGGGTGGCTTGCGTAAAGGTTATGAAGGGGCGCAAGATTATGATTTGGTGTTGCGCGTGATTGAAAAAATTAGTCCTGTGGAAATTCGCCACATTCCACGAATTTTATACCATTGGCGTGCCATTCAAGGCAGCACAGCCACCTCTCCTGATGAGAAACCTTACGCCTTATTGGCCGCACAAAAAGCCATTGGAGAGTTTTTACAGCGTAAAGGCATTCAAAATGCGGAGGTTTCTGAAAATCCAGAAATTAAAGGCACAATACGGGTTAAATATCCTATTCCCGACCCTGCGCCTTTAGTGAGTTTAATTATTCCTACGCGAAATGGTTTGCACTTATTGCAGCGGTGTGTGGAAAGTATTTTAGCAAAAACTTTATATCGAAAATTTGAAATTATCATTATTGATAATGAAAGTGATGATCCTGATACATTGGCTTATTTTCAACAGCTAGAAAAAGAAAAGCAGGCAAGAATTATTTCTTATCCCCATCCCTTTAATTATGCCGATATGAATAATATGGCAGTGCAGTTTGCACAAGGGGAATTGGTCGGCTTATTAAATAACGATTTAGAAGTGATTAATCCCGAATGGTTAGGCGAAATGGTGAGTCATGCGATTCGGCCTGAAATTGGCGTGGTGGGCGCACGGTTATGGTATCCCAATGAAACCTTGCAACATGCGGGTGTGATTTTGGGTATTGGCGGCTCCGCAGGACACGCACATAAAGGCTTTAAACGCGGAAATGTCGGCTATTTTGGGCGCGCAGCCTTGATTCAAAATTATTCGGCAGTGACAGGCGCGTGTTTGCTGGTGAGAAAAAACATTTTTGAGCAAGTCGGCGGATTAAATGCAGAACATTTGAAAGTGGCTTTTAATGACGTTGATTTTTGCTTAAAAACGCTGCAATTGGGTGTGCGTTGTTTATGGACTCCTTTCGCGGAA
This is a stretch of genomic DNA from Thioflexithrix psekupsensis. It encodes these proteins:
- a CDS encoding glycosyltransferase, producing the protein MQIIVLGMHRSGTSAVARLLNMMGCYFAPERMELPATEANPKGYWERRDVVNLNEEILTHLKYKWDLIANYNSQISVSENIPEYFSSRAKEIILGLDANRPWMIKDPRLCLLMPFWLPLHELPVCIYVYRDPLEVALSLQKREGFSINYGLALWEKYTLIALNDSQTIPRFLVSYHELMEEPIATVQKMYQALLDLQIQGLRLPNDNEILAFIDPQLHHQKYRAAEHYSSHLSCAQKQLVDMFEEGTILTQSPLPKLSASAQECLSDYECQLSVKQSLNQSREETQQVHEKLTTVESNLRFKEELVASLSKDKSDLLKKSAKYEVELAELKQAALSLKDQYQSLQKEHSILQKEWSNIHHQSTAQRAELAQYKEKLENQQQQQDMAIRTVRALDVDIRAVFNSLTWKIGDTMTRMALRLLFRRPDKTAKDHIEETIAEFGQRFQVSVGVAEKPPVSKPNSSSTLELVSKKIEQRFIKNYRHWINNYDTLNTSVIKKMEHVMLQWGNKPIISIIMPTYNTDERWLRKAIDSVLNQIYPHWELCIADDASTSPHVADILREYAQKDSRIKLVFRTENGHISEASNSALALATGHYITFLDHDDMLSQHALFWVVEDMQQYPNHKMWYSDEDKVNESDERYEPYFKCDWNPDLFLSHNLVTHLAVYQADLIHEVGGLRKGYEGAQDYDLVLRVIEKISPVEIRHIPRILYHWRAIQGSTATSPDEKPYALLAAQKAIGEFLQRKGIQNAEVSENPEIKGTIRVKYPIPDPAPLVSLIIPTRNGLHLLQRCVESILAKTLYRKFEIIIIDNESDDPDTLAYFQQLEKEKQARIISYPHPFNYADMNNMAVQFAQGELVGLLNNDLEVINPEWLGEMVSHAIRPEIGVVGARLWYPNETLQHAGVILGIGGSAGHAHKGFKRGNVGYFGRAALIQNYSAVTGACLLVRKNIFEQVGGLNAEHLKVAFNDVDFCLKTLQLGVRCLWTPFAELYHHESASRGYEDTPEKVARFEKERLYLREQWPQYIVGDPAYSFNLTLDAEDFSYAWPPRLPLIV
- a CDS encoding glycosyltransferase family 2 protein produces the protein MPELNQTQITTEKKANLCEQDLIRAGRYLHVLQREINQLRHSFTWRIGSRITAFILKLLNRQAGTTALDVIDGISPSVYHFLETLKTKPYLATTHWFNTEEYRAWQQRYCVLTETQKKQLKTKAAQFDSSIQIAVLIFVQDISQLELTLNSLKQQLCDHWRVILLTNKEEDNKTIKTQYGNTSKISVFYEKNSSEIELINSLLRYLPEAFFIRFNNGDKIEEYGIYKMIEALYFAPNAPFWYADESHLDHNHCCENPYFKSDWNIDLFYAAPYVLDTVLFNTKKVLKLGGFKTNDADLLEYDMVLRLIEQDNKEKPYHIPHILYHKTVHHAVLNYENIKNRLTAHFERLGQIVRIELYHAEYAPSFKINYPIPNPNPLVSIIIPIRDKVELLQSLINDLMNKTAYQNIEIIIVDNNSEKVETLTYLSSLSQYKNISLLTQKYPFNYSKLNNEAVKQAKGEILAFLNNDLKIIHVDWLSEMVAHAVRPDIGAVGAKLYYPDDTLQHAGVLLNFSGIGQHVLKHFFRQDTGYWHKLMHTQNYTAVTAACLVMRKTVFEQVNGFEEKLKVAFNDVDLCLKLTQQHYRIVWTPFAELYHLESVSRGQDQGFFQHLRLRQELTFMQRKWKKELNHDPYNNPNLSPLAANYQLAYPPKKSLI